From the Bacillus sp. SM2101 genome, one window contains:
- the treC gene encoding alpha,alpha-phosphotrehalase, producing the protein MKDPWWKRSVVYQIYPKSFKDTTGNGVGDLQGIISKLDYLTELGVDIIWLTPIYKSPQRDNGYDISDYFSIHEEYGTMADFDLLLTEAHKRNMKVIMDIVVNHTSTEHAWFKQSRESMKNKYRDFYIWHDDMGKEPNNWKSKFGNSAWELDDQTGQYYLHLFDITQADLNWENEQVREHVYKMMHFWFKKGVDGFRLDVINLISKDQQFPNDDITRSGATGDGRKFYTDGPRVHEFIHEMNRQVFSKYDSMTVGEMSSTTIDHCIKYTNPNRQELDMTFNFHHLKVDYPNGEKWEVANFNFLQLKQILSTWQSEMIKGGGWNALFWCNHDQPRIVSRFGNDQRYHKESAKMLATTIHMMQGTPYIYQGEEIGMTNPNFDRIEDYRDVESLNMYEIKKKEGMKENEIINILKQKSRDNSRTPIQWDNSKNAGFSEGTPWINVSANYKHINAVQALRDNNSVFYHYKKLISLRKKYDIITYGDFQLILEDHPYIFAYVRSFKNEKLLVINNFYAKEAPFLLPETVEINGYSNSILLSNYDGSPMNINNIELRPYESIIYHLTK; encoded by the coding sequence ATGAAAGACCCTTGGTGGAAGAGATCTGTAGTATATCAAATTTATCCAAAAAGCTTCAAAGATACAACTGGAAACGGTGTAGGTGATTTACAGGGAATCATTTCTAAGCTTGATTATTTAACTGAACTTGGTGTAGACATCATATGGCTAACACCTATATACAAATCCCCACAGCGAGATAATGGTTATGATATTAGTGATTATTTTAGTATTCATGAGGAATATGGAACGATGGCTGACTTTGACTTATTATTAACTGAAGCACACAAGAGAAATATGAAGGTTATTATGGATATTGTTGTAAATCATACATCGACTGAGCATGCTTGGTTTAAACAGTCACGTGAAAGTATGAAAAATAAATATCGTGATTTTTATATATGGCATGATGATATGGGAAAGGAACCAAATAATTGGAAATCAAAGTTTGGTAACTCAGCCTGGGAACTTGATGATCAAACAGGTCAATACTATTTACACTTGTTCGACATTACACAAGCAGATTTAAACTGGGAAAATGAACAAGTTCGCGAACATGTATATAAGATGATGCATTTTTGGTTTAAAAAAGGAGTTGACGGCTTTCGTTTAGATGTCATTAATCTTATTTCTAAAGATCAGCAATTTCCTAATGATGACATAACCAGATCAGGTGCTACAGGGGACGGAAGGAAGTTTTATACCGATGGTCCACGTGTTCATGAGTTTATACATGAGATGAATAGACAAGTGTTTTCAAAGTACGATAGTATGACAGTCGGCGAGATGTCATCAACAACGATTGACCACTGTATTAAATATACAAATCCAAACAGACAGGAACTTGATATGACCTTTAATTTTCATCATTTAAAGGTTGATTATCCAAATGGAGAGAAATGGGAGGTTGCAAATTTTAACTTTTTGCAACTAAAACAAATTTTGTCCACATGGCAGAGTGAAATGATCAAAGGTGGTGGCTGGAATGCTTTGTTTTGGTGTAATCATGACCAGCCAAGAATTGTATCAAGATTTGGTAATGATCAAAGGTACCATAAGGAATCTGCTAAAATGCTAGCAACAACGATTCATATGATGCAAGGGACACCTTATATATATCAAGGAGAAGAAATTGGAATGACAAATCCTAACTTTGATCGCATAGAGGATTACCGTGACGTAGAGTCGTTGAATATGTACGAGATTAAAAAGAAGGAAGGAATGAAAGAGAACGAAATAATCAACATTTTAAAACAAAAATCTAGAGATAACTCAAGAACACCTATACAATGGGATAATAGCAAAAATGCTGGCTTTTCAGAAGGAACACCTTGGATTAATGTTTCTGCTAATTATAAACATATAAATGCAGTTCAAGCTCTACGTGATAACAATTCTGTCTTCTATCATTATAAAAAACTAATTTCATTAAGGAAAAAGTATGACATCATCACATATGGGGATTTTCAACTAATTTTAGAAGATCATCCGTATATTTTCGCGTATGTGAGAAGTTTTAAGAATGAAAAATTGTTAGTGATAAATAATTTTTATGCTAAAGAAGCTCCTTTTCTTTTACCTGAAACGGTCGAAATAAATGGCTATTCTAACAGTATATTATTATCAAATTATGATGGTTCACCAATGAACATTAATAATATCGAACTAAGGCCGTATGAATCGATTATTTATCACTTGACAAAATGA
- the treR gene encoding trehalose operon repressor — MRQNKYNAIYNDITGKIQRGEIEPNTKLPSEHDLAKNYDTSRETIRKALNLLSLNGYIQKVKGKGSIVLDLRKLQFPVSELVSFKEIAQKMEGQLATHVHEVFLSEPNLYIQDQLNISSTEKVWEVVRVREINEERIILDKDYFIQKIVPTLTKQICKNSIYEYLEKELNYKISFAKKEITVEEATEEDKHHLDLNGDRHIVVVKNYVYLDDAKLFQYTESRHRMDKFKFVDFARRGQ, encoded by the coding sequence ATGAGACAAAACAAATATAATGCAATATATAACGATATTACAGGAAAGATTCAACGTGGAGAAATAGAACCGAATACAAAGTTACCATCTGAACATGATTTAGCAAAAAATTATGATACATCAAGAGAAACGATTAGAAAAGCCTTGAATTTGTTATCGTTAAACGGCTATATTCAAAAAGTGAAGGGTAAAGGGTCTATCGTGTTGGATTTACGAAAGCTTCAATTCCCGGTATCAGAGCTAGTAAGCTTTAAAGAAATTGCTCAAAAGATGGAAGGGCAATTAGCAACACATGTTCATGAGGTCTTTTTAAGTGAACCTAACCTTTATATTCAAGATCAATTGAATATATCATCAACTGAAAAAGTATGGGAAGTCGTGCGAGTTAGGGAAATCAATGAAGAGAGAATTATTTTGGATAAAGATTATTTTATTCAGAAAATCGTACCGACATTAACGAAGCAAATTTGTAAGAATTCTATCTATGAATATTTAGAGAAAGAATTGAATTACAAAATAAGCTTTGCAAAGAAAGAAATTACAGTTGAAGAGGCAACGGAGGAAGATAAGCATCACTTAGATTTAAATGGTGATCGACACATTGTTGTAGTCAAAAATTATGTATATTTAGATGATGCTAAGTTATTTCAATATACAGAATCTAGACATCGAATGGATAAGTTCAAATTTGTAGATTTTGCTAGAAGAGGTCAATAA
- a CDS encoding M23 family metallopeptidase encodes MFIRPSKGKIISGFRTKRRPNHHGIDISQSGKTEILAVANGKVSRSYTSKSYGEVIFVVHHINGQTWETVYSHLELGTRKVKVNKLVKQGQLLGYMGETGYASRQHLHFELHKGRWNINKTNAVNPLDFIES; translated from the coding sequence GTGTTTATAAGACCTAGTAAAGGTAAAATTATTTCCGGTTTTCGGACAAAGCGTAGGCCAAATCATCACGGTATTGACATTTCTCAATCGGGTAAAACCGAGATTTTAGCAGTTGCTAATGGGAAGGTTAGTCGTTCGTATACATCAAAAAGCTATGGAGAAGTCATTTTTGTTGTTCATCATATTAATGGTCAAACGTGGGAGACAGTATATTCACATCTAGAACTAGGGACAAGAAAGGTAAAGGTGAATAAACTAGTAAAACAAGGTCAATTATTAGGATATATGGGTGAAACGGGTTATGCTTCAAGGCAGCATCTTCATTTTGAACTTCACAAAGGTCGATGGAATATTAATAAAACCAATGCTGTTAACCCGTTGGATTTTATAGAAAGTTGA
- a CDS encoding ATP-binding protein codes for MHSRLIVNKRLVLAYFIGGIVWIFFIDDILILLNIMHDPYALKLVETIIFIVVSSYLLYSFIKQTEYCKKAEEDENQLSLLINSMPDFVCFKDGEGRWLKVNDFGRDLYHLNEVNYIGKTDADLGVINPFFKEAFDECLKSDNDTWKQAKITRADESFILPNEETKTFDVIKVPLFYDSGERKGLVIIGRDITQQKLTEAMLLKKEKLSVIGEMAAGIAHEIRNPLTGVKGFLQLMGENNTASKDHLSIIMSEMDRINHIVSELLVLSKPQPKKYNPFLLSESLSYVCNITSHEAKEKGIIIDFGNDSYDPTVFGDRNQLIQVFINIIKNSIDAMPRGGRIDISVNNIDQKFVKVIVVDDGIGIPKERLNKIGEPFFTLKEKGMGLGLTISNKIINEHKGTINIESVVTVGTTVSITLPVYNDHVDHVPEAYKSSN; via the coding sequence ATGCATTCAAGATTAATTGTAAATAAGCGACTTGTATTGGCATACTTTATTGGTGGTATAGTTTGGATTTTTTTTATAGATGATATTCTGATTCTTCTTAACATAATGCATGATCCTTACGCATTAAAACTAGTAGAAACTATTATTTTTATAGTGGTTTCATCATATTTATTATATAGTTTCATAAAACAAACTGAATATTGTAAGAAGGCTGAAGAGGATGAAAACCAATTATCCTTATTAATCAATTCCATGCCAGATTTCGTTTGTTTTAAAGATGGTGAAGGACGTTGGTTGAAGGTAAATGATTTCGGTCGGGACCTTTACCACTTAAATGAGGTTAATTATATTGGGAAAACAGATGCAGATTTAGGGGTAATTAATCCCTTTTTTAAAGAAGCGTTCGATGAGTGTTTGAAATCAGACAACGATACATGGAAGCAAGCGAAGATAACAAGAGCAGATGAATCATTTATATTACCTAATGAAGAGACAAAAACTTTCGATGTGATAAAAGTCCCATTGTTTTATGATAGTGGAGAAAGAAAAGGACTCGTCATTATTGGTAGAGATATTACACAACAAAAACTTACTGAAGCGATGCTATTGAAAAAAGAGAAATTGTCGGTAATCGGTGAAATGGCGGCTGGAATAGCTCATGAAATTAGAAATCCACTAACAGGTGTTAAAGGGTTTCTACAGTTAATGGGAGAAAATAATACTGCTTCAAAAGATCATCTTTCGATCATCATGTCAGAGATGGATAGAATTAACCACATTGTTAGTGAACTGTTAGTACTATCTAAGCCACAGCCTAAAAAATATAATCCATTTTTATTAAGTGAATCGCTATCATATGTTTGTAATATTACATCACATGAAGCGAAGGAGAAAGGTATCATCATAGATTTTGGCAATGATTCATATGACCCAACAGTATTCGGTGATAGAAATCAACTAATCCAAGTTTTTATAAATATCATTAAAAATTCTATAGATGCTATGCCTAGAGGGGGAAGGATCGATATTAGTGTAAACAATATTGATCAAAAGTTTGTTAAGGTCATAGTAGTAGATGATGGCATAGGAATACCGAAAGAAAGACTCAATAAAATAGGAGAGCCATTCTTCACCTTGAAAGAAAAAGGGATGGGCTTAGGGTTAACGATCAGTAATAAAATCATAAATGAACACAAAGGAACAATCAATATTGAAAGTGTTGTTACAGTTGGTACTACCGTTAGTATCACGTTACCGGTATACAATGATCATGTTGATCATGTTCCCGAAGCTTACAAATCTAGTAATTAA
- a CDS encoding DUF368 domain-containing protein, with protein sequence MEWKNLYRGFLMGTSDLIPGVSAGTIAVILGIYNRLIQAINSFFSKDWKKQLGFLIPLGVGVLSAIFLLSHLIDVLLEEYPQPTNFFFLGLIIGILPFLYIKADIKNTFTSKHYILLVIAFLAIASLSLFNQKTVVLETIGATQLLVLFFSGFLASMAMVLPGVSGSFVLLLIGMYELILHEVSEFNFIVIGAVGAGVLSGIVLMSRLLKYLLTSYPIMMYAAIIGMVAGSTFVIYPGIDGQIIISIVTLTVGFATAVILGRIENKN encoded by the coding sequence ATGGAGTGGAAAAATCTTTATAGAGGGTTCCTTATGGGGACAAGCGATCTTATTCCTGGAGTAAGTGCTGGAACAATAGCAGTCATTTTAGGCATATACAACAGATTGATACAAGCGATTAATAGTTTTTTTAGCAAAGATTGGAAAAAACAACTAGGCTTTTTAATTCCTTTAGGCGTAGGGGTTTTATCAGCTATATTTCTTTTAAGTCATTTAATAGATGTACTATTGGAGGAATACCCCCAACCGACTAACTTTTTCTTTCTAGGGTTAATTATCGGTATACTACCGTTTTTGTACATAAAAGCAGATATAAAAAATACATTTACTAGTAAACACTATATCTTATTAGTAATTGCCTTTCTAGCCATTGCTTCTCTATCTTTGTTTAATCAAAAAACTGTAGTTTTGGAGACAATAGGTGCTACACAATTATTAGTTTTATTTTTTTCTGGTTTTTTAGCAAGTATGGCAATGGTGTTACCAGGTGTAAGCGGCTCTTTTGTATTGTTGCTCATCGGTATGTATGAACTTATTCTACATGAAGTTTCAGAGTTTAATTTCATCGTCATTGGTGCTGTTGGAGCGGGCGTATTATCTGGTATCGTCCTTATGAGCAGATTGTTAAAGTATCTTCTTACTTCATATCCAATAATGATGTATGCAGCTATTATTGGAATGGTGGCTGGATCAACCTTTGTTATTTACCCAGGAATTGACGGACAAATTATTATTAGTATAGTGACGCTTACTGTTGGGTTTGCCACAGCAGTTATTTTAGGGAGAATCGAAAACAAAAACTAA
- a CDS encoding cupin domain-containing protein produces MEIKNISDFTNDNKVLKKVVYRTDYSTTVLVKLAPGGEVAEHNHPKHDIFVQVVGGEVKFVVNGEEHELSKDHLLRLEGHEKVSLQNNTEADATVYIILSKQ; encoded by the coding sequence ATGGAAATAAAAAATATATCTGATTTTACAAATGACAATAAAGTGCTAAAAAAAGTGGTCTATCGGACAGACTACTCTACAACAGTATTGGTAAAGCTAGCACCTGGGGGAGAAGTAGCAGAGCATAATCACCCTAAGCATGACATTTTTGTGCAGGTGGTCGGAGGTGAAGTGAAGTTTGTGGTAAACGGTGAAGAACATGAACTGTCAAAGGATCACTTACTAAGATTAGAGGGTCATGAAAAGGTTAGTCTTCAAAATAACACTGAAGCTGATGCAACAGTTTATATAATACTTTCTAAACAATAA
- a CDS encoding AMP-binding protein has translation MTTLKNQTIGDLLLEAVSKYPDQEAVVYSKLGKRLTYKQFYDETTNLAKALLGLGINKGDHIAVWATNVPEWLLLQFASARIGAILVTVNTSYQESELAYLLKQSDSTSLFCINGYKGTSYIDIIEKITKSTSQSFNSEQLDIDDLPFLKNIIYIGSGETPSYMLNWNQLLELSDGITDIHLKDVEVSLRPDEVINMQYTSGTTGFPKGVMLTHNNIVNNGHLVAQAMKLSNNDNLCIPVPFFHCFGCVLSILACVSVGATMVPIVEFNPDEVLSTVEKEKCTALHGVPTMFIAELNDENFNQYDLSTLRTGIMAGSNCPIEVMKKVMTEMGMEEITIAYGQTESSPVITQTTTNDPLDRRVNSVGKPHEHVEVKIVDPVTGKEVPYGTPGELCTRGYLVMKGYYNMPEATDETIDQDGWLHTGDLAIMDPDHYIEITGRLKDMIIRGGENIYPREIEEFLYRHDDILDVQVIGIPDEKYGEKVAACIKVKEGRTITEEDVKSFCTGKLAFYKIPKYIQFVNDYPMTASGKIQKYKLRKQITECICQNSKTV, from the coding sequence ATGACTACATTAAAAAACCAAACAATAGGAGATTTACTCCTTGAAGCGGTTTCCAAGTATCCTGATCAAGAAGCAGTTGTTTACTCAAAGTTAGGAAAAAGATTAACGTATAAGCAATTTTATGATGAGACAACAAATCTTGCCAAAGCATTACTAGGTTTAGGTATTAACAAAGGTGATCACATAGCCGTATGGGCTACAAATGTTCCTGAATGGTTATTACTCCAATTTGCTTCTGCAAGAATAGGAGCAATTCTCGTAACAGTTAATACTAGTTATCAAGAATCCGAGTTAGCATATTTATTAAAGCAATCGGACTCAACAAGTTTGTTTTGTATAAACGGATATAAGGGAACTTCTTACATAGATATTATAGAAAAGATAACTAAGTCAACATCTCAAAGCTTCAATAGTGAACAGCTCGATATTGATGACTTACCTTTCTTAAAAAACATCATTTATATCGGTTCTGGAGAGACTCCATCATATATGCTTAATTGGAATCAGCTTTTGGAACTTAGTGATGGCATAACGGATATACATCTTAAGGATGTTGAGGTATCTTTAAGGCCAGATGAAGTTATAAACATGCAGTATACTTCTGGCACAACTGGATTTCCAAAAGGTGTTATGTTGACACATAATAATATTGTTAATAATGGACATTTGGTTGCACAAGCAATGAAGTTGTCAAATAACGATAATTTATGTATCCCCGTACCATTTTTCCATTGCTTTGGCTGTGTCCTAAGTATTTTAGCCTGTGTTTCCGTTGGCGCTACAATGGTTCCTATTGTAGAATTTAACCCAGATGAAGTATTGTCAACAGTGGAAAAAGAGAAGTGTACCGCATTACATGGAGTTCCAACGATGTTCATCGCAGAATTAAATGATGAGAACTTTAACCAATATGATCTATCAACACTACGAACTGGAATTATGGCTGGCTCTAATTGTCCAATTGAAGTAATGAAGAAAGTCATGACCGAGATGGGTATGGAGGAAATTACAATTGCTTACGGTCAAACTGAATCTTCACCTGTCATAACCCAAACGACGACTAATGATCCGCTAGACAGACGTGTTAACTCTGTAGGTAAACCACACGAGCATGTAGAAGTGAAAATAGTTGATCCTGTTACAGGTAAAGAAGTACCATATGGAACACCTGGTGAACTTTGTACGAGAGGCTATTTAGTAATGAAAGGATATTACAACATGCCAGAAGCGACAGACGAGACAATTGACCAAGATGGATGGCTTCATACTGGAGATTTAGCTATTATGGACCCTGATCATTATATAGAGATTACTGGAAGATTGAAAGATATGATTATTCGGGGTGGAGAAAATATATATCCCCGTGAAATAGAGGAATTCCTATATAGACACGATGATATTTTAGATGTACAAGTAATTGGCATTCCTGATGAAAAGTATGGTGAAAAGGTAGCTGCTTGTATTAAAGTAAAGGAAGGTCGAACCATCACAGAAGAAGATGTGAAATCTTTTTGCACAGGTAAACTCGCTTTTTATAAGATTCCCAAATATATACAATTCGTAAATGATTACCCTATGACTGCATCAGGTAAAATTCAAAAATATAAACTTCGTAAACAGATCACCGAATGTATATGCCAAAATAGTAAAACAGTATAG